One genomic segment of Clostridium saccharoperbutylacetonicum N1-4(HMT) includes these proteins:
- a CDS encoding glycoside hydrolase family 3 C-terminal domain-containing protein, with the protein MDKNELIDEEKIEKIISELTLKEKVAMCHGNGLFRTEGVKRLNIPPIKMSDGPMGVRAEFPDDSWMPIGNSDDYVTYLPCNTALASTWNVNLAHEAGRVLGNEARGRGKDIILGPGINIVRSPLCGRNFEYMSEDPYLISKLAVPFIKGVQENNDVAACVKHFAVNNQETERLKIEVEVDERTLKELYLPAFEAAVKEGNTYSIMTAYNKLFGYYCSHNEYLIKEILEDEWGFDGVVVSDWGAIHDTVEAAIAGMDIEMNVTYNFDEYFFAKPLIKAVEEGKISEEVINDKIRRILRLMYKINIFSDDRKSGRYNLPKHREKTLDIARESIVLLKNENNVLPLKDSKIKTLAVIGENANTMHSNGGGSAEIKALYEVTPLLGIKTRLGGQTEVKYAKGYSADKSEKEKLIEEAVELAKISDAVVIIGGLKHTAEDMELENNALTVSKDKEIKRYVDSEGYDKTDMDLPYNQDELINRVLEVNKNAVVVMLSGAPVKMTEWIDNAATVVQTWYNGMEGGTALAEILFGDVNPSGKLPVTFPRELEDSPAHKIGEFPGGEKVKYTEGIFVGYRYFSTYDVKPLFCFGHGLSYTNFKYEDLKISVNEEVADVDISAVFKLTNTGHIDGAETVQVYVKDAEASVERPKIELKGFDKVYLKAGEIKEIEIKLDKKALAFYSVEDKKWTVERGTFEIFVGSSSEDIRLNGEINLESSYKFK; encoded by the coding sequence ATGGATAAAAATGAATTGATAGATGAAGAAAAAATAGAGAAAATAATATCGGAATTAACACTTAAAGAAAAAGTAGCGATGTGTCATGGGAATGGCTTGTTCAGAACTGAAGGAGTAAAAAGATTAAATATACCTCCAATAAAAATGTCTGATGGGCCAATGGGAGTAAGAGCAGAATTCCCAGATGATAGCTGGATGCCAATTGGAAATTCAGATGATTATGTTACATATCTTCCATGCAATACAGCTTTAGCTTCCACTTGGAATGTTAACTTAGCCCATGAAGCAGGTAGAGTTTTAGGAAATGAAGCAAGAGGAAGAGGGAAAGATATTATACTTGGGCCTGGAATTAATATTGTGAGAAGTCCTTTATGTGGACGTAACTTTGAATATATGTCTGAAGATCCATATTTAATAAGTAAGTTAGCAGTGCCTTTTATAAAAGGAGTTCAAGAAAATAATGATGTGGCAGCTTGTGTAAAACATTTTGCAGTAAATAATCAGGAAACTGAAAGATTAAAGATTGAAGTAGAAGTGGATGAAAGAACTTTAAAAGAACTATATCTACCAGCATTTGAGGCCGCAGTAAAAGAGGGAAATACTTATTCAATAATGACAGCTTATAATAAGCTTTTTGGATACTATTGTTCCCACAATGAATATTTAATAAAAGAAATATTGGAAGATGAATGGGGCTTTGATGGAGTTGTTGTATCAGATTGGGGAGCAATACATGATACTGTAGAAGCTGCTATAGCTGGTATGGATATAGAAATGAACGTAACATACAATTTTGATGAATATTTCTTTGCTAAACCATTAATTAAGGCTGTTGAAGAAGGCAAAATAAGTGAAGAAGTAATTAATGACAAAATAAGAAGAATTTTAAGATTAATGTATAAGATAAATATTTTTTCTGATGATAGAAAAAGTGGAAGGTATAATTTACCTAAACATAGAGAAAAAACATTAGATATTGCTAGAGAATCAATAGTTCTTCTTAAGAATGAAAATAATGTATTACCATTAAAAGATAGTAAAATAAAAACTTTAGCAGTAATTGGTGAAAATGCAAATACAATGCACTCCAATGGTGGTGGAAGTGCTGAAATAAAAGCCTTATATGAAGTTACACCATTATTAGGAATTAAAACAAGATTAGGTGGACAAACAGAAGTTAAATATGCTAAAGGATATAGTGCTGATAAATCAGAGAAGGAAAAATTAATAGAAGAGGCTGTTGAATTAGCTAAAATATCAGATGCAGTAGTTATAATAGGTGGATTAAAGCATACGGCTGAAGATATGGAATTAGAAAACAATGCACTTACAGTATCAAAAGATAAAGAAATAAAGCGTTATGTTGATAGTGAAGGATATGATAAAACTGATATGGATCTTCCATATAATCAAGATGAGCTTATTAATAGAGTATTGGAAGTTAATAAAAATGCAGTTGTAGTTATGCTTAGTGGTGCACCAGTAAAAATGACTGAATGGATAGATAATGCAGCGACTGTAGTCCAAACGTGGTATAACGGAATGGAAGGTGGTACTGCATTAGCAGAAATACTTTTTGGAGATGTTAATCCTTCAGGTAAATTACCAGTTACTTTCCCAAGAGAACTAGAAGATTCTCCAGCACATAAAATAGGAGAGTTCCCTGGTGGTGAGAAAGTTAAATATACTGAAGGTATTTTTGTTGGGTATAGATATTTTTCAACTTATGACGTAAAACCTCTATTCTGCTTTGGACATGGACTTTCATATACAAATTTTAAATATGAAGATTTAAAAATATCAGTTAACGAAGAAGTAGCTGATGTTGATATATCAGCAGTATTTAAATTAACCAATACAGGCCATATAGATGGAGCAGAGACTGTTCAAGTTTATGTAAAAGATGCAGAGGCATCAGTAGAAAGACCTAAAATAGAATTAAAGGGCTTTGATAAGGTATATCTAAAAGCTGGTGAAATCAAGGAAATTGAAATTAAATTAGATAAAAAAGCATTAGCATTTTATAGTGTAGAAGATAAAAAATGGACAGTTGAAAGGGGGACTTTTGAGATTTTTGTTGGAAGTTCTTCTGAAGATATAAGATTAAATGGTGAAATTAATTTGGAATCAAGCTATAAATTTAAATAG
- a CDS encoding cache domain-containing sensor histidine kinase → MKKNIRIIINNIKIKNKLIYTYLIVTIATALIVGTYLTTQMTNVIVNRAIENAENNSDTIRNRLEEVLNLTTKVSDLAYSDEKLISILKNRYQTYGEVINTYSNYPVLRNYLKYYRELSSITVYVDNDTILGNTEILRVSDKVRTEDWYKKAVSNSGKIAWRYTTDEFTGHEYLSLIRSIKDNNGALVGVLVININPSILNDLISTEPDNNMILLDGEVISLKNSYQIDKKQLLKYNTQSNEINVLKTKFNDKDSYLILNSFKIEKTLENNFKVVTVLPIAQITDQTNKVIINSIIAITATIILAIIMIIYFSKNISNRIDLLRREMHRVVNGDFYIMTKIDGNDEIGQLYDDLNIMVESINKLINEVYLGEIQKEQLKLRQKEAEFKMLANQINPHFLYNTLETIRMKAFCNGDKEIADIVKKLGKIMRRNLEVSGKEVTLKSELELIEGYLQIQSMRFEGMVSYEMNIEDNIDTESYKILPLLLQPVVENAFIHGLEEKRNKGTIIINIFIKEKLLIVKICDDGVGIKLERLQEINKKLDCFEENNGKSIGLMNVNQRIKMYYGGEYGMNIESEFGKGTIVTLFLPI, encoded by the coding sequence ATGAAAAAAAATATAAGAATTATAATAAATAATATAAAAATAAAAAATAAACTAATATATACATACTTAATAGTAACCATTGCAACTGCATTAATAGTTGGAACATATTTAACAACACAAATGACAAATGTAATTGTAAATAGGGCAATAGAGAATGCAGAAAATAATTCTGATACAATTCGAAATAGATTAGAAGAAGTACTTAATTTAACAACAAAGGTATCTGATTTGGCGTATTCAGACGAAAAATTAATTTCAATTTTAAAAAATAGATATCAAACTTATGGAGAAGTTATAAATACTTATTCTAATTATCCTGTACTCAGAAATTATCTAAAATATTATAGGGAACTTTCAAGTATAACTGTATATGTAGATAATGACACAATCCTTGGAAATACTGAAATACTAAGAGTTTCAGACAAAGTAAGAACTGAAGATTGGTATAAAAAAGCTGTAAGCAATAGTGGTAAAATAGCATGGAGATATACTACAGATGAATTTACAGGACATGAATATTTATCATTAATTAGGAGTATAAAGGATAATAATGGAGCATTAGTTGGTGTGCTAGTTATAAATATTAATCCTAGTATATTAAATGATCTAATAAGTACAGAACCAGATAATAACATGATACTTTTAGATGGGGAAGTGATTTCATTAAAAAATTCTTATCAAATTGATAAGAAGCAACTACTTAAATATAATACACAATCTAATGAAATTAATGTATTAAAGACTAAATTTAATGATAAAGATAGCTATTTAATTTTAAATTCATTTAAAATAGAGAAAACACTAGAAAATAATTTTAAAGTCGTTACAGTCTTGCCTATAGCTCAAATCACAGATCAAACTAATAAGGTTATTATTAATAGTATAATTGCAATTACAGCAACCATTATATTAGCAATAATAATGATAATATATTTTTCTAAGAATATATCAAATAGAATTGATTTGTTAAGAAGAGAAATGCATAGAGTAGTTAACGGAGATTTTTATATAATGACGAAGATTGATGGTAATGATGAAATAGGACAACTATATGATGACTTGAATATTATGGTTGAAAGTATTAATAAATTAATTAATGAAGTCTATCTAGGAGAAATACAAAAAGAACAACTTAAATTAAGGCAAAAAGAAGCAGAATTTAAGATGCTTGCAAATCAAATAAATCCTCACTTTTTGTATAATACATTGGAGACAATTAGAATGAAAGCCTTCTGCAATGGAGATAAAGAAATAGCTGATATAGTGAAAAAATTAGGGAAAATAATGAGAAGAAATCTTGAAGTTAGTGGTAAGGAAGTTACACTTAAATCTGAGTTGGAGCTTATAGAAGGATATCTTCAAATTCAATCCATGAGATTTGAAGGCATGGTTAGTTATGAAATGAATATAGAAGATAATATAGATACGGAGAGCTATAAAATATTACCATTGTTACTTCAACCAGTTGTAGAAAACGCATTTATTCATGGATTAGAAGAAAAAAGAAATAAAGGTACTATTATAATTAATATATTTATAAAAGAGAAACTTTTAATAGTAAAGATTTGTGATGATGGAGTAGGAATCAAATTAGAAAGATTACAAGAAATAAATAAAAAATTAGATTGCTTTGAAGAAAATAATGGGAAAAGTATTGGATTAATGAATGTAAACCAAAGAATAAAAATGTACTATGGAGGAGAATATGGGATGAATATAGAAAGTGAATTTGGAAAAGGGACAATCGTCACTTTATTTCTTCCTATATAG
- a CDS encoding response regulator transcription factor, with protein sequence MLNVLIIDDEPNVRLGLRKIISWEENGFKVCGEGQDAEDGYDKIINLKPDIVLIDIKLPGKLGTDVIKETIEAGFTGKFIIISGYSNFEYAKTGIKYGVKSYILKPVDEDELMDILLKLKKEIETEKRWALKKTVVHYANLQEMILDEKYNFDKEDELNSSYYNYDRFQVVLMLNQRNKKNNLFNLEEFVKTQLENHGDVDIVKFEDLILILFKGFKEERVFKTLDAVKSKLDQEVENPIFITIGTPVNKINKIRSAYNEAKELMEKRFIFLEKGIISKDNIELNFNNIKVDLNEVVFKIYSFVEVNDLEQIEIEFRNIEAAIIKEGYLEEEIKAYSTRIFIELKEKLINDYDSSEIKIINNEEIIKNIYNQLSLKSTIDYLIKNFTDISNQIGTNSSDNIIKRVTGYINRNYYKDIKLESLAEIFNYNSAYLGKLFKSIEGESFNTYLDKIRIEKAKLLLVDDNLKVYQVCEKIGYKNIDYFHSKFKKYVGTSPLSYKKQFDKEE encoded by the coding sequence ATGTTGAATGTTTTAATTATAGATGATGAACCTAATGTTAGACTAGGTCTCAGAAAAATAATTTCTTGGGAGGAAAATGGGTTTAAGGTATGTGGTGAAGGACAAGATGCAGAAGATGGATATGATAAGATAATTAACTTGAAGCCTGATATAGTATTAATAGATATAAAACTTCCAGGAAAGCTTGGAACGGATGTAATTAAGGAAACTATAGAGGCTGGATTCACTGGAAAATTTATAATTATAAGTGGATATTCTAATTTTGAGTATGCTAAAACAGGAATAAAATATGGAGTTAAATCATATATCTTAAAGCCTGTTGATGAAGATGAATTAATGGATATTCTATTAAAATTAAAGAAAGAAATAGAAACTGAAAAAAGATGGGCATTAAAAAAGACGGTAGTACACTATGCTAATTTGCAAGAAATGATTTTAGATGAGAAGTACAACTTTGATAAAGAAGATGAATTAAATTCAAGTTATTATAATTATGATAGGTTTCAAGTAGTCTTAATGCTTAATCAAAGAAATAAAAAAAATAATTTGTTTAATTTGGAGGAGTTTGTAAAGACACAACTTGAAAATCATGGAGATGTAGATATAGTAAAATTCGAAGACTTAATTTTAATTTTATTCAAAGGTTTTAAAGAAGAGAGGGTATTTAAGACATTAGATGCAGTAAAATCAAAATTAGATCAGGAAGTGGAAAATCCAATTTTTATAACTATAGGAACTCCAGTTAATAAGATAAATAAAATAAGAAGTGCTTATAATGAAGCAAAGGAACTTATGGAAAAGAGATTTATATTTTTGGAAAAAGGAATAATTTCAAAAGACAATATTGAATTAAATTTTAATAATATTAAAGTGGATCTCAATGAAGTTGTTTTTAAAATATATAGTTTTGTCGAAGTTAATGATTTAGAACAAATAGAAATAGAGTTTAGAAATATTGAAGCAGCAATTATAAAAGAGGGATACTTGGAAGAGGAAATAAAAGCGTATAGTACAAGAATCTTTATAGAACTAAAAGAAAAGTTAATTAATGATTATGATTCGAGTGAAATCAAAATAATAAATAATGAGGAAATAATAAAAAACATATATAATCAATTAAGTTTGAAAAGCACAATAGATTATTTGATTAAAAATTTTACTGATATTTCAAATCAAATTGGGACAAATTCTTCAGATAATATTATAAAAAGAGTGACTGGTTATATAAATAGAAATTATTATAAGGACATAAAATTAGAAAGTTTAGCTGAAATATTTAATTACAATAGTGCGTATTTAGGAAAACTTTTTAAAAGTATTGAAGGTGAAAGTTTTAATACTTATTTAGATAAGATAAGAATAGAAAAAGCGAAGTTATTATTGGTAGATGATAATCTTAAAGTATATCAGGTTTGTGAAAAAATAGGGTATAAAAATATAGACTATTTCCATAGTAAATTTAAAAAATATGTAGGTACAAGTCCGTTAAGTTATAAAAAACAGTTTGATAAGGAAGAATAG
- the ilvN gene encoding acetolactate synthase small subunit, which yields MEKYVLSVLVKNSSGVLSRVSGLFSRRGYNIESLTAGRTEEPSISRMTITLMGDENTLEQVKKQLNKLEDVIRVVNFKADESVYRELVLIKVKANAENRAAINETVKIFRSKIIDLSTDTLTIELTGDENKISALINLMEEYGIEELVRTGVTALQRGEKTIKNSSENY from the coding sequence ATGGAGAAGTATGTGTTATCAGTACTGGTAAAAAATTCATCTGGTGTTTTAAGTAGAGTTAGCGGGTTGTTTTCAAGAAGAGGCTATAATATTGAAAGCTTAACTGCAGGCAGAACGGAAGAACCATCAATTTCAAGAATGACAATTACCTTAATGGGAGATGAAAACACCTTAGAACAAGTAAAAAAGCAATTAAATAAATTAGAAGATGTAATACGAGTTGTGAATTTTAAAGCTGATGAATCAGTTTATAGGGAGTTAGTGCTAATAAAGGTAAAAGCAAATGCAGAAAATAGAGCAGCTATAAATGAAACTGTAAAAATTTTTAGAAGTAAGATAATTGATTTATCTACAGATACTTTAACAATTGAATTAACTGGGGATGAAAATAAAATATCAGCATTAATTAACCTGATGGAGGAATATGGAATTGAAGAGCTAGTTAGAACTGGGGTTACAGCACTTCAAAGGGGAGAAAAAACTATAAAGAATTCATCAGAAAACTATTAG